In the genome of Cryptomeria japonica chromosome 8, Sugi_1.0, whole genome shotgun sequence, one region contains:
- the LOC131857706 gene encoding uncharacterized protein LOC131857706 — MNYISWNIRGLESPDRKYVIKKYLDSHPNLDFLMLQEIKAVDFTLHNNLVFLWKDAVKYHTLHSRGRGGVALLVSPKWSNYITNHGISPCNRAVWVTINHNNNCFGICSVYASNAWNERISLWDWINDLPDLPWIVGGDFNMVESQIDKEGGLPFTWKDREKLHWDRMKRNKLFFDPLAGNKDLSPGIWHTWCNFQQGDNRTYSRLDRFYANKNFFSILPDKWGNSVLVTSTTLSDHHPIKTNFIINRSPTPRRSADAKFILNTSLLKDEYILAAVNIINLINKNHYPHLNDIEKWDLNVSSWQNFLKTIGQKRAKDYRRIENTLSANLQIAESRIQANPSDFNLTTQLIYAKDTLSKHLQAKTRGAKIRSRANWLQFGDRGSRFFFNLLKHKQTNEAIDIIFINNQDITNPDMIKDAFAKYYQDLFTSEDSEEANNIRNQCFSLIPKKITEQDVSLLFAKITVGEIEKAILSL, encoded by the coding sequence ATGAACTATATATCCTGGAATATAAGGGGCCTTGAGTCCCCGGATAGGAAATATGTCATAAAAAAATACCTTGACTCTCATCCTAACCTGGACTTCTTGATGCTCCAAGAGATCAAAGCGGTTGATTTCACCCTCCATAATAATTTGGTTTTTCTATGGAAGGATGCAGTTAAGTATCACACCCTTCATTCTAGGGGTAGAGGAGGAGTTGCTCTTCTTGTTAGCCCTAAATGGAGTAACTATATTACTAATCATGGGATATCCCCATGTAATCGAGCTGTCTGGGTTACCATTAACCATAACAACAATTGTTTTGGCATATGCTCTGTTTATGCTTCCAATGCTTGGAATGAAAGAATATCTCTTTGGGACTGGATTAATGATCTTCCTGACCTGCCTTGGATTGTGGGGGGAGACTTTAATATGGTTGAATCTCAGATAGATAAGGAGGGGGGCCTCCCCTTTACCTGGAAGGATAGAGAAAAGCTTCACTGGGATAGAATGAAAAGAAATAAACTATTCTTTGATCCTCTTGCTGGAAATAAAGATCTTTCACCTGGAATATGGCACACATGGTGCAATTTTCAGCAAGGGGACAACAGAACATATTCAAGGTTGGATAGGTTTTATGCAAATAAGAATTTTTTCTCTATCCTCCCAGATAAATGGGGGAACTCTGTTTTAGTCACATCGACCACGCTTTCTGATCATCACCCCATAAAAACCAACTTTATTATCAATAGATCCCCGACTCCTCGTCGGTCTGCTGATGCTAAATTCATACTGAATACCAGTCTTCTGAAAGATGAATATATCTTAGCCGCTGTTAATATTATCAACTTGATCAATAAAAATCATTATCCTCATCTTAATGATATTGAAAAATGGGACCTTAATGTTAGCTCTTGGCAGAACTTTCTTAAAACGATTGGCCAAAAAAGAGCCAAAGACTATAGACGCATTGAAAATACCCTCTCTGCTAACCTTCAAATTGCTGAATCCCGCATTCAAGCCAACCCCTCTGACTTCAACCTTACTACCCAGCTCATCTATGCTAAGGATACTCTTAGTAAACATCTCCAGGCCAAAACTCGAGGTGCAAAAATTAGATCTCGAGCCAATTGGTTACAATTCGGAGACAGGGGATCAAGATTCTTCTTCAATCTTTTGAAGCATAAACAGACTAATGAAGCTATTGACATAATTTTCATCAATAATCAGGACATTACCAACCCCGATATGATAAAAGATGCCTTTGCAAAATACTACCAGGATCTCTTTACATCCGAAGATTCTGAGGAAGCAAATAACATCAGGAACCAATGCTTCtcccttattcccaaaaagatCACCGAACAAGATGTTTCTCTCCTCTTTGCTAAGATCACagtgggggaaattgagaaagCAATCCTTTCACTGTAG
- the LOC131857707 gene encoding uncharacterized protein LOC131857707, whose protein sequence is MNINKGIIKLIPKDGDKALIKNWRPITLLNVSYKILAKILTLRLQNILPKIIGSTQTGFIKGRYILENVITSWEAMHWAKQSQQNSAMLLLDFEKAYDRVEWNFITMTLEAFGFPSRFCEFVKMMMKDVFAQIDINGSLSEAFPLGRSTRQGCPLAPALFVISSEALHYILKDHSMSPAVRGIRLPNNEELITSQFADDTTVFFEACDSNFEALQNKLKTFCIISGAKISYSKSTYLGWHEVPPDWSNRFQYQWGGPHLVVRYLGIPFSVDPSLKAMWLWIKDKINSKLNKWHNRSLSLAGRVQVCQKILSSYNIYFSSAWLFNNYQIFEIQKAIRQFLWFDGRGTRKMHAVKWQWCHTDSLLGGLGLKDLRIQGVALAAKWIFHSMEGDSPWKILIRNNIEMGFPKHAKSWKGLPLADLIMGSFPIKVHGSAVFCSIWRAWEQVRKFVNNKDYHDSQTLYGERSIWWNLQLSGKPLALSQGCSARYWNNKGISQLIDLFEHNQLMPWNDLKTKFNIPDSQKKTYNMIVKATKDLPMTCYVDSNRFLQCKWPDGNIFSKIKAKNIYNVINHNSSIIEHINALWYTSLDSCSWKKLLNHLWKGPIEPKIKYFRWLLLLNRLPVKNLEAQTEYYKFCKMPETCRHIFFDCIFAKKIWQMFDISYPLDYSILNIVTGHIYGIKKDTNLFWYILSSNILWQLWKCRNEEKYQDKPQSLTEFYRKLTYFKILLQVYTMMMIDKDKLRRFLKTGHATFFVYEMKHGYEWRKNIDDIKAFDKTLNKMSQEIRRNKNTKKEVLAMPIQENKKVVWMEGDKGWMTWVDAIDGILP, encoded by the coding sequence ATGAATATCAATAAGGGCATCATCAAACTCATCCCCAAAGATGGAGATAAAGCTCTTATTAAAAACTGGAGGCCGATTACTCTGCTTAATGTCTCCTATAAAATTTTAGCGAAAATCCTTACTCTGCGGCTTCAGAACATCCTCCCCAAGATTATTGGCTCAACACAGACTGGGTTCATTAAGGGAAGGTATATTTTAGAAAATGTGATAACTAGCTGGGAAGCTATGCATTGGGCTAAGCAGTCCCAGCAAAACTCTGCCATGCTGCTTTTAGACTTCGAGAAAGCTTATGATCGAGTAGAATGGAATTTCATCACCATGACTCTTGAAGCTTTTGGTTTTCCTAGCAGATTTTGTGAATTTGTTAAAATGATGATGAAAGATGTTTTTGCCCAAATTGATATCAATGGATCCTTATCCGAGGCCTTCCCTCTGGGTAGATCTACCAGACAGGGCTGCCCCCTGGCCCCTGCCCTTTTTGTGATTTCCTCAGAAGCTCTCCACTATATTCTTAAAGATCACTCTATGTCCCCTGCTGTTAGAGGTATCCGGCTCCCTAACAATGAAGAGCTCATCACCAGTCAGTTTGCCGATGACACTACTGTTTTCTTTGAAGCCTGTGACAGCAACTTTGAAGCGCTTCAAAACAAACTTAAGACATTCTGCATTATATCCGGAGCAAAGATCTCCTACTCCAAATCTACCTATCTTGGATGGCATGAAGTTCCTCCTGACTGGAGTAATAGATTTCAATATCAATGGGGAGGTCCTCACCTGGTGGTTAGATACCTTGGAATTCCCTTTTCTGTGGACCCCTCTCTTAAGGCTATGTGGCTTTGGATCAAAGACAAAATTAACTCCAAGCTTAATAAGTGGCATAACCGTTCCCTTTCTCTTGCTGGCAGGGTTCaagtttgccagaaaattctctcatCCTATAACATATACTTCTCGTCGGCCTGGTTGTTCAATAACTATCAGATATTTGAGATCCAGAAGGCCATTAGACAATTCCTTTGGTTTGATGGCAGAGGAACTAGGAAAATGCATGCTGTTAAGTGGCAATGGTGTCATACGGACAGCCTCCTTGGGGGATTGGGCTTGAAGGATCTCAGAATTCAAGGAGTTGCTCTTGCCGCTAAATGGATCTTCCACTCTATGGAGGGTGACTCCCCATGGAAAATCCTTATTAGAAACAACATAGAAATGGGTTTCCCTAAGCATGCCAAATCCTGGAAGGGCCTGCCCCTTGCTGATCTGATCATGGGTAGCTTTCCTATTAAGGTCCATGGATCTGCAGTTTTCTGCTCCATTTGGAGGGCTTGGGAACAGGTTAGAAAGTTTGTAAACAATAAGGACTACCATGATAGTCAAACTCTATACGGCGAAAGATCTATTTGGTGGAACTTACAGCTCTCGGGAAAGCCCTTAGCCCTCTCACAAGGCTGCTCTGCAAGGTATTGGAACAATAAAGGGATATCCCAATTGATTGACCTATTTGAACATAACCAACTAATGCCTTGGAATGATCTCAAAACTAAATTTAACATTCCTGACTCgcaaaagaaaacatataatatgaTTGTTAAAGCCACTAAAGATCTCCCCATGACCTGCTATGTGGATTCCAATAGGTTCCTTCAGTGCAAATGGCCTGATGGTAACATCTTCAGCAAGATTAAGGCAAAAAATATTTACAATGTTATCAATCATAACAGCTCCATCATTGAACATATTAATGCTCTTTGGTATACCTCCCTTGATAGCTGTTCCTGGAAGAAACTCCttaaccacctttggaaggggcccATTGAACCTAAAATTAAATACTTTAGATGGCTGTTATTGCTGAACAGACTCCCTGTCAAGAACTTGGAAGCTCAAACTGAATACTATAAATTCTGTAAGATGCCTGAAACTTGTAGACATATCTTTTTTGATTGTATTTTTGCCAAGAAAATTTGGCAAATGTTTGATATATCTTATCCACTTGATTACTCCATTTTGAATATTGTGACTGGACATATTTATGGGATTAAAAAGGATACTAATCTTTTTTGGTACATTCTCTCTTCTAACATCTTGTGGCAGCTCTGGAAGTGCAGGAACGAGGAAAAATATCAGGACAAACCCCAGTCCCTTACTGAGTTTTACCGTAAACTCACATATTTTAAAATCCTCTTGCAGGTCTATACCATGATGATGATTGATAAAGACAAGCTTAGGCGGTTCCTGAAGACCGGTCACGCCACCTTCTTTGTTTATGAGATGAAGCACGGCTACGAGTGGAGAAAGAACATTGATGACATCAAAGCTTTTGACAAGACCCTGAACAAAATGAGCCAAGAAATCAGGCGGAACAAGAACACCAAAAAGGAGGTGCTTGCCATGCCGATCCAGGAAAACAAGAAAGTTGTTTGGATGGAGGGGGATAAGGGATGGATGACCTGGGTTGATGCCATTGATGGCATCCTGCCTTAG